In a genomic window of Deinococcus sp. AB2017081:
- a CDS encoding zinc-binding dehydrogenase, whose translation MTEVLAALVAAGEVAVPIAATSPLERVRGAYRHLDQRHPLGRIVLRPGHTAG comes from the coding sequence GTGACCGAAGTGCTGGCCGCCCTGGTCGCGGCCGGGGAGGTGGCGGTACCCATCGCGGCCACGTCCCCGCTGGAGCGCGTGCGAGGCGCGTACCGCCACCTCGACCAGCGGCATCCCCTCGGCAGGATCGTGCTGCGTCCTGGCCACACCGCCGGCTGA
- a CDS encoding carboxylesterase/lipase family protein yields MTDAAGTSVPDGPVVRTPSGVVRGVTLPSGVCAFRGLPYAAPPVREGRWRPPRPAPAWDGVRAADRFEHQAMQARVFGDMQFRNAGMSEDCLYVNVWTPAPAPASPDAGLPVLVYIHGGGFVAGDGSEPRYDGESLARQGVVVVTLTHRLGVFGFFAHPELTAESPEHASGNYGHLDQVAALTWVQRHIAAFGGDPARVTVAGESAGAFSVCALMASPLATGLFARAIGESGGTFGTTLPVLPLSSAEEQGTAFAAGPGAASLAELRACSATELLEASGRPGTPRFTGTVDGWFHPRPPAAVFAAGAQARVPLLAGWNSEEMTGRALLPEEPTPLRARAVLTELFGDRAAHAEAVYPVSTPAEAAQSLTDLAGDRFIAYGTWKWLDEHARTSGQPVYRYLYARPRPAPVEAGVTPNLAGGVTRDGAAPSPPATGAVHSAEIEYALGTLHLNPVFAWTADDHAVSALMQAYFVRFIETGDPNGPGRPHWPAGRPDAHGQVTRLRIDVETRAEPEPRARYAFLDAVWG; encoded by the coding sequence ATGACGGACGCCGCCGGAACCAGCGTTCCCGACGGCCCCGTGGTGCGCACGCCCAGCGGCGTGGTGCGGGGCGTGACCCTGCCGAGCGGCGTGTGCGCCTTCCGTGGCCTGCCCTACGCCGCGCCGCCCGTCCGGGAGGGACGCTGGCGGCCGCCGCGTCCGGCCCCGGCCTGGGACGGCGTGCGCGCCGCCGATCGCTTCGAACACCAGGCCATGCAGGCGCGGGTCTTCGGCGACATGCAGTTCCGCAATGCCGGCATGAGTGAGGACTGCCTGTACGTGAACGTGTGGACGCCTGCGCCGGCGCCGGCGTCGCCGGATGCCGGCCTCCCGGTGCTCGTCTACATCCACGGCGGCGGATTCGTGGCGGGCGACGGCTCGGAACCCCGCTACGACGGCGAGAGCCTGGCCCGTCAGGGCGTGGTGGTGGTCACGCTCACCCACCGGCTCGGCGTGTTCGGGTTCTTCGCCCATCCGGAACTCACCGCCGAATCCCCCGAGCACGCGTCCGGGAACTACGGGCACCTCGACCAGGTGGCCGCGCTCACGTGGGTGCAGCGCCACATCGCGGCGTTCGGCGGTGATCCGGCGCGGGTGACGGTGGCGGGCGAGTCGGCGGGTGCGTTCTCGGTGTGCGCCCTGATGGCCTCGCCGCTCGCGACCGGCCTGTTTGCACGGGCGATCGGGGAGAGCGGCGGCACCTTCGGAACGACGCTCCCCGTCCTGCCGCTGTCCAGCGCCGAGGAGCAGGGAACGGCGTTCGCCGCCGGTCCCGGGGCCGCGTCGCTCGCGGAGCTGCGGGCCTGTTCGGCGACCGAACTCCTCGAGGCGTCGGGCCGGCCGGGAACGCCCCGGTTCACGGGTACGGTCGACGGCTGGTTCCATCCCCGCCCGCCGGCGGCGGTCTTCGCGGCCGGCGCCCAGGCCCGCGTGCCGCTGCTCGCCGGATGGAATTCCGAGGAAATGACGGGCCGGGCGCTGCTCCCGGAGGAACCCACGCCGCTGCGGGCGCGGGCCGTGCTCACCGAACTCTTCGGCGACCGGGCGGCACACGCGGAGGCGGTCTATCCGGTGTCGACGCCGGCCGAGGCCGCGCAGTCGCTCACGGACCTCGCGGGCGACCGGTTCATCGCGTACGGCACGTGGAAGTGGCTCGACGAGCACGCCCGCACCAGTGGGCAGCCGGTCTACCGGTACCTGTACGCCCGGCCCCGCCCCGCGCCCGTGGAGGCGGGCGTCACGCCCAACCTGGCCGGCGGAGTCACGCGGGACGGCGCCGCGCCGTCCCCACCCGCCACCGGGGCGGTGCACTCCGCAGAGATCGAATACGCGCTGGGCACCCTGCACCTCAACCCGGTCTTCGCGTGGACGGCCGACGACCACGCGGTGTCGGCACTCATGCAGGCGTACTTCGTCCGCTTCATCGAGACCGGTGACCCGAACGGCCCCGGCCGGCCTCACTGGCCGGCGGGCCGCCCGGACGCCCACGGCCAGGTCACGCGCCTGCGCATCGATGTCGAGACCCGCGCCGAACCCGAGCCCCGGGCGCGGTACGCGTTCCTGGACGCGGTGTGGGGATGA
- a CDS encoding sensor histidine kinase → MSSKSVAITPSFGDRLQGITEQLASTHDRSVILDLVLQAAHDSFDALGGAVLMVTDTRDRVELALTRGHEAGAAILWQDGPLEDASPVSDALTRRQPLLFEHEGALTSAYPDLETQTRAVAPVATAVLPIVLEERSLGVIVLDFREPHHFTDSEQRFFRTLTALAAVSLGWAELAQNLDVQVRNRTLALDAFAQFTERAASTSDVLDLARMGVEMLQNILPDVSAVYYEPTGRAWRARVWTDDIAPDIVDVLKQGVPFTAPSFQEACDRREAVFVPRWDAEREGVALTEQYGAGALYVCFTGDVPRGLLAMGMQQRDAWSDRERAVFQAVGRSLSLVLERAATATTLKRQNHALRETNEELEALTYSVSHDLMSPVRHVTSFAALARRSANDSSRVQRYLDIVDQSAQRMNTLLDAMLQLSRVGRRDLRLGLVDVNLIVRTVQLDLGPDLVDRAVTWRIQPLPVVWADQDALHEIVRQLLSNALKFSRDQPQAILEIWAEDDPEQWTLCVRDNGAGFDMRYAHKLFGIFQRLHSQEEFGGSGVGLAIVQRLVRRHHGSVTAASTPGEGATFHVTLPKPEQPAM, encoded by the coding sequence ATGTCCAGCAAGTCCGTGGCCATAACGCCCTCCTTCGGCGACCGACTCCAGGGCATCACCGAACAGCTGGCCAGCACCCACGACCGTTCGGTCATCCTGGATCTGGTGCTGCAGGCCGCCCACGACTCGTTCGACGCGCTGGGCGGCGCTGTCCTGATGGTCACCGACACGCGCGACCGGGTCGAGCTGGCCCTGACCCGGGGCCATGAAGCGGGGGCGGCCATCCTGTGGCAGGACGGCCCCCTCGAGGACGCCTCGCCGGTGTCCGATGCCCTGACCCGGCGGCAGCCCCTGCTGTTCGAACACGAGGGCGCCCTGACCAGCGCCTACCCGGATCTCGAGACGCAGACCCGGGCGGTCGCGCCCGTGGCGACGGCCGTCCTGCCGATCGTTCTGGAAGAGCGTTCTCTGGGCGTGATCGTGCTGGATTTTCGCGAACCGCACCACTTCACGGACAGCGAGCAGCGGTTTTTCAGGACGCTGACTGCCCTGGCGGCGGTGTCCCTGGGGTGGGCCGAACTCGCGCAGAATCTGGATGTCCAGGTCAGGAACCGCACCCTGGCGCTGGACGCCTTCGCCCAGTTCACCGAGCGTGCGGCCTCGACCAGCGACGTGCTGGATCTGGCGCGCATGGGCGTGGAGATGCTGCAGAACATCCTTCCGGACGTCAGTGCCGTGTATTACGAGCCCACCGGACGGGCATGGAGGGCCCGGGTGTGGACGGACGACATCGCCCCTGACATCGTGGACGTCCTGAAACAGGGCGTTCCGTTCACGGCGCCCAGCTTCCAGGAGGCCTGTGACCGGCGGGAGGCGGTGTTCGTCCCCCGCTGGGACGCCGAGCGTGAGGGCGTGGCGCTGACCGAGCAGTACGGCGCGGGCGCGCTGTACGTGTGCTTCACAGGTGACGTTCCCCGCGGGCTCCTGGCCATGGGCATGCAGCAGCGCGACGCCTGGTCGGACCGGGAACGTGCGGTCTTCCAGGCGGTCGGCCGCAGCCTGTCCCTGGTGCTCGAGCGGGCGGCGACGGCCACCACCCTGAAGCGGCAGAACCACGCCCTGCGCGAGACCAACGAGGAGCTGGAGGCCCTCACGTACTCCGTGTCGCACGACCTGATGTCGCCGGTCCGCCACGTGACGAGCTTCGCCGCCCTGGCCCGCCGCAGCGCGAACGACAGCAGCAGGGTTCAGCGGTACCTCGATATCGTCGATCAGAGCGCGCAGCGCATGAACACCCTGCTCGACGCCATGCTGCAGCTGTCCAGAGTCGGACGCAGGGACCTGCGCCTGGGCCTCGTCGATGTCAACCTGATCGTCCGGACTGTCCAGCTCGACCTGGGGCCGGATCTGGTCGACCGCGCCGTGACCTGGCGGATCCAGCCCCTGCCCGTCGTCTGGGCCGATCAGGATGCCCTGCATGAGATCGTGAGGCAGCTCCTGTCCAACGCCCTGAAGTTCTCGCGTGACCAGCCGCAGGCGATCCTCGAGATCTGGGCCGAGGACGATCCCGAGCAGTGGACGCTGTGCGTCCGGGACAACGGCGCCGGCTTCGACATGCGGTACGCCCACAAGCTGTTCGGGATCTTCCAGCGGCTGCACAGCCAGGAGGAGTTCGGGGGCAGCGGCGTGGGCCTGGCCATCGTCCAGCGCCTGGTGAGACGGCACCACGGCAGCGTCACGGCGGCGAGCACGCCCGGCGAGGGCGCGACGTTCCACGTGACCCTGCCGAAGCCCGAACAGCCGGCGATGTGA
- a CDS encoding substrate-binding domain-containing protein has translation MPCRRTIGLIIANLLNPFHAQMASGLEREAAQRGYSALLCTSDEDIRKERGALDLLRRQRVCGVVLEPTEGSRAEVEGLVRSGLPVVEVDCISGAAGTAAVLSDNVAGAASAARHLLALGHRHIGTVAGDPSLTSGRERLEGLRAELERAGVPLPDRWVVTARYTAEDGYRAATALLSRPGPRPTALFVANIEMAVGTLQALHDAELRVPTDLSVVSFDDARWATLIAPPLTVIAQDAARLGRMAAQLVIDAVTGTAPRVPGVHRLPTTLIVRGSCQPPRT, from the coding sequence GTGCCGTGCCGGCGCACCATCGGCCTGATCATCGCGAACCTCCTCAACCCCTTCCACGCGCAGATGGCCAGCGGCCTGGAACGCGAGGCGGCGCAGCGCGGGTACTCCGCCCTGCTGTGCACCTCGGACGAGGACATCCGCAAGGAGCGCGGCGCCCTCGACCTGCTGCGCCGCCAGCGGGTGTGCGGCGTCGTGCTCGAACCCACCGAGGGCTCCCGCGCCGAGGTGGAGGGCCTCGTCCGCTCGGGCCTGCCGGTCGTGGAGGTCGACTGCATCAGCGGCGCGGCCGGCACCGCCGCAGTGCTCTCCGACAACGTCGCCGGCGCCGCGAGCGCCGCGCGTCACCTGCTCGCCCTGGGCCACCGCCATATCGGCACGGTCGCCGGCGACCCCTCCCTCACGTCCGGCCGCGAACGCCTCGAGGGCCTGCGCGCCGAACTGGAGCGTGCCGGCGTGCCCCTGCCTGACCGCTGGGTCGTCACAGCGCGCTACACCGCCGAGGACGGCTACCGCGCGGCCACGGCCCTGCTGTCGCGCCCGGGCCCCCGCCCGACCGCGCTGTTCGTGGCCAACATCGAGATGGCGGTCGGAACCCTCCAGGCGCTCCATGACGCGGAGCTCCGCGTTCCCACGGACCTCTCCGTGGTGAGCTTCGACGACGCCCGTTGGGCGACCCTGATCGCCCCGCCCCTGACGGTCATCGCGCAGGACGCCGCCCGTCTGGGCCGCATGGCCGCGCAGCTGGTCATCGATGCCGTCACCGGCACGGCCCCCCGCGTGCCGGGCGTCCACCGCCTCCCGACGACGCTGATCGTGCGCGGATCGTGCCAGCCACCCCGCACGTGA
- a CDS encoding carbon-nitrogen hydrolase family protein: protein MARALPVAAVQAAPRPAGGPLAGFAADVEGVARRVPQAQLLVYPELHLHGGAATAEEYRAVAEPLSGPRLRDLAALAGDLGVWLVPGSVCELGPGGELYDTAVVLSPEGQLAASYRKVFPWRPHEPFDAGDAFVVFDLPGVGRAGLTVCYDAWFPEVTRHLAWMGAEVVLNVVKTTTCDRPQEVVLARAHAIMNQVFVVSVNAAGPEGTGQSVIVDPEGLVRVHAATDATVLTDVLDLDHVPRVRTYGTVGLTRPWAPFRPGDPPLALPLYAGRIDPDTWTPAATPVT, encoded by the coding sequence GTGGCCCGCGCCCTGCCGGTCGCGGCCGTGCAGGCCGCCCCCCGCCCGGCCGGTGGGCCCCTGGCGGGCTTCGCCGCGGACGTCGAGGGCGTGGCCCGCCGCGTCCCGCAGGCGCAGCTGCTCGTGTACCCGGAACTGCACCTGCACGGCGGCGCGGCCACCGCCGAGGAGTACCGCGCCGTCGCGGAGCCGCTCAGCGGACCGAGGCTCCGCGACCTCGCGGCGCTCGCCGGCGACCTCGGGGTGTGGCTCGTGCCCGGCAGCGTGTGCGAGCTGGGGCCGGGCGGGGAACTGTACGACACGGCCGTCGTGCTGAGTCCCGAGGGCCAGCTCGCCGCGTCCTACCGCAAGGTCTTTCCGTGGCGGCCCCACGAGCCCTTCGACGCTGGGGACGCCTTCGTGGTGTTCGACCTGCCCGGCGTGGGCCGCGCCGGCCTGACCGTCTGCTACGACGCGTGGTTCCCCGAGGTCACCCGCCACCTCGCGTGGATGGGCGCCGAGGTCGTCCTCAACGTCGTCAAGACCACCACCTGTGACCGCCCGCAGGAGGTGGTGCTCGCCCGCGCGCACGCCATCATGAACCAGGTGTTCGTCGTGAGCGTGAACGCCGCCGGGCCCGAGGGCACCGGTCAGAGCGTCATCGTGGATCCCGAGGGCCTCGTGCGCGTGCATGCCGCCACGGACGCCACCGTGCTCACGGACGTCCTCGACCTCGACCACGTGCCCCGCGTCCGCACGTACGGCACCGTGGGCCTCACCCGCCCGTGGGCGCCGTTCCGACCCGGCGACCCTCCCCTGGCCCTCCCGCTGTACGCCGGCCGCATCGATCCGGACACGTGGACGCCGGCCGCAACGCCGGTCACGTGA
- the hisD gene encoding histidinol dehydrogenase has protein sequence MEYVKKAPPQPAAVTQEIRDTVSRIISDVEREGVDAVRRYSEKFDGFAPAEFRLSEADIRAQLASLDESVTRAIDFSIAQVKHFAEAQRRTLVDFEEETLPGVTIGQKQIPVQAVGSYIPGGRYPILASAAMTIGVPKVAGVERIVACAPLQRGTGAVNALQLYGMVHSGADEIYAIGGAQAMAAMAFGLDGAPPLAAVDMIVGAGNAYVAEAKRQLFGVVGIDLLAGPTEVCILADETADPEFVAADLLAQAEHGTNSQSVLITTSRALADAVTREIDRQLAALPTADAAGASWRDYGEILLVEDDEEMRHVSDQVASEHLEVQTRDPAWFLARLKNYGSLFLGRNATVAYGDKGIGTNHVLPTGHAARYTGGLWVGKFIKTVTWQRVSDAANATVAPPFITMADTEGMVGHADSMRLRVR, from the coding sequence ATGGAATACGTCAAGAAAGCCCCGCCCCAGCCCGCCGCCGTCACCCAGGAAATCCGGGACACCGTGTCGCGCATCATCTCGGACGTCGAGCGCGAGGGCGTGGACGCCGTGCGGCGCTACAGCGAGAAGTTCGACGGCTTCGCGCCCGCCGAGTTCCGGCTGTCGGAGGCGGACATCCGCGCGCAGCTCGCGTCGCTCGACGAGAGTGTCACGCGGGCCATCGACTTCAGCATCGCGCAGGTCAAGCACTTTGCCGAGGCGCAGCGCCGCACCCTCGTGGACTTCGAGGAGGAGACGCTCCCCGGCGTCACCATCGGCCAGAAGCAGATCCCGGTGCAGGCGGTCGGGTCGTACATCCCCGGCGGCCGCTACCCGATCCTGGCGTCGGCCGCCATGACCATCGGCGTCCCGAAGGTGGCCGGCGTGGAGCGCATCGTCGCGTGCGCGCCCCTCCAGCGCGGGACGGGCGCGGTCAACGCGCTGCAGCTCTACGGCATGGTGCACAGCGGCGCCGACGAGATCTACGCGATCGGCGGCGCGCAGGCCATGGCCGCCATGGCCTTCGGCCTGGACGGCGCGCCGCCCCTGGCGGCCGTGGACATGATCGTGGGGGCCGGCAACGCCTACGTCGCCGAGGCCAAACGCCAGCTGTTCGGCGTGGTCGGCATCGACCTGCTCGCCGGGCCGACCGAGGTCTGCATCCTCGCCGACGAGACGGCCGATCCGGAGTTCGTCGCGGCCGACCTGCTCGCCCAGGCGGAACACGGCACGAACTCGCAGTCCGTGCTGATCACCACGTCCCGGGCGCTCGCGGACGCCGTGACCCGCGAGATCGACCGGCAGCTCGCGGCCCTCCCGACCGCCGACGCGGCCGGCGCGTCGTGGCGGGACTACGGCGAGATCCTGCTCGTCGAGGACGACGAGGAGATGCGGCACGTCTCGGATCAGGTGGCGTCCGAGCACCTGGAGGTGCAGACCCGCGACCCCGCGTGGTTCCTCGCGCGGCTGAAGAACTACGGTTCCCTCTTCCTCGGGCGCAACGCCACCGTCGCGTACGGCGACAAGGGCATCGGCACCAACCACGTGCTGCCCACCGGGCACGCCGCGCGCTACACCGGCGGGCTGTGGGTCGGGAAGTTCATCAAGACCGTCACGTGGCAGCGCGTCTCGGACGCCGCGAACGCCACGGTCGCGCCGCCCTTCATCACCATGGCCGACACCGAGGGCATGGTCGGCCACGCCGACTCCATGCGCCTGCGGGTGCGCTGA
- a CDS encoding ester cyclase, translating to MTPRRPPPTSSPDAPAADPGGDVVALARRIREDRALGEIYTHYVHTAVLHSADGDHHGREGIVRHALRTLAAVPDVRLHGDELVCGAAPGGMHTSHRVLVSGHHLGPAAFGPPTGRRVHWREITQRTVVGGRVVEEWRVHDDLAVVRQLGLDAWALARTAAHAEAAAGPAAPAPGVGEVVRGRGQAAPPTAPGVPAEARDLPAVLAQDVWNARRLDLVRTVYAPDAVVRVPGGRLGGPDGVARHVLAWLAAFPDGAMHVDHVLAAPGPAATVAVRWTFQGTHTGDGRYGPPTGRRVRVPGISHLRVAAGRVQREDTVWNDFALLTQLCRPAGR from the coding sequence GTGACGCCCAGGCGACCTCCGCCGACCTCGTCCCCTGACGCTCCGGCGGCCGATCCGGGCGGCGACGTCGTGGCGCTCGCGCGCCGCATCCGGGAGGACCGGGCGCTCGGCGAGATCTACACCCACTACGTCCACACCGCGGTCCTGCACTCCGCGGACGGCGACCACCACGGGCGCGAGGGGATCGTGCGGCACGCCCTGCGCACGCTCGCGGCCGTCCCGGACGTGCGCCTGCACGGGGATGAGCTCGTGTGCGGCGCCGCGCCGGGGGGCATGCACACCTCCCACCGCGTGCTGGTCAGCGGACACCACCTCGGGCCCGCCGCGTTCGGCCCGCCCACCGGCCGGCGCGTGCACTGGCGGGAGATCACGCAGCGCACCGTGGTGGGCGGCCGCGTGGTCGAGGAGTGGCGCGTCCACGACGACCTCGCCGTGGTCCGGCAGCTCGGCCTGGACGCGTGGGCGCTCGCCCGCACCGCCGCACACGCCGAGGCGGCGGCCGGCCCGGCCGCCCCGGCGCCCGGCGTCGGCGAGGTCGTGCGCGGCCGCGGGCAGGCGGCCCCACCCACCGCACCGGGCGTGCCCGCCGAGGCCCGTGACCTCCCGGCCGTGCTCGCGCAGGACGTGTGGAATGCCCGGCGGCTCGACCTCGTGCGCACGGTCTACGCCCCGGACGCCGTGGTCCGCGTGCCCGGGGGCCGCCTCGGCGGCCCGGACGGCGTCGCGCGGCACGTGCTGGCGTGGCTGGCCGCGTTCCCGGACGGGGCCATGCACGTGGATCACGTGCTCGCCGCGCCGGGCCCCGCCGCCACGGTCGCCGTCCGCTGGACCTTCCAGGGCACGCACACCGGCGACGGCCGCTACGGCCCGCCCACCGGGCGGCGCGTGCGGGTGCCCGGCATCAGCCACCTGCGCGTCGCGGCCGGGCGCGTGCAGCGCGAGGACACCGTCTGGAACGATTTCGCCCTTCTCACGCAGCTGTGCCGGCCCGCCGGCCGCTGA
- a CDS encoding ester cyclase, with amino-acid sequence MTPDTPLPVFDFADRPDYSDFTRAAGTGRRQPLAGFDDDYTDIVDYIVRCTHKIWEEKAIGLIYTHYAHNALVHTTGGIIYGRETVVRNTIQNQAMWGDLRAYADDVIWSGDDRLGYYTSHRHSNTATQSGYTEFGPPTGRKIAYWGIADCFIVHNRIVEEWLTHDGVTVIRQMGYDPVALARQAVLPATPHTHGEIDRLPTGQQAPEFLDVPDGTRDPQGFVRAVLLNLWNARLVNMVREHHAPGHVAFVPDSRKLVGYGDYENFVITFMACFPDLAITVDHQCVQGDAERGHRVATRCTLQGTHEGHGPYGAPTGRRIFLIVISHHIVQDGKITQEWTVFDEFALLKQLYGQPGGRGDAQATSADLVP; translated from the coding sequence ATGACCCCGGACACGCCCCTCCCCGTCTTCGACTTCGCGGACCGGCCGGACTACTCGGACTTCACGCGGGCCGCCGGCACCGGACGCCGCCAGCCGCTCGCCGGGTTCGACGACGACTACACCGACATCGTGGACTACATCGTGCGCTGCACGCACAAGATCTGGGAGGAGAAGGCCATCGGCCTGATCTACACCCACTACGCCCACAACGCCCTGGTGCACACGACGGGCGGCATCATCTACGGCCGCGAGACGGTCGTGCGCAACACCATCCAGAACCAGGCGATGTGGGGCGACCTGCGCGCGTATGCCGACGACGTCATCTGGAGCGGCGACGACCGGCTCGGGTACTACACCTCGCACCGGCACTCGAACACCGCCACGCAGAGCGGGTACACCGAGTTCGGCCCCCCGACGGGGCGCAAGATCGCGTACTGGGGCATCGCGGACTGCTTCATCGTGCACAACCGCATCGTGGAGGAGTGGCTCACCCACGACGGCGTCACCGTCATCCGGCAGATGGGCTATGACCCGGTCGCGCTCGCGCGGCAGGCCGTCCTGCCCGCCACGCCGCACACGCACGGCGAGATCGACCGCCTGCCCACCGGCCAGCAGGCCCCCGAGTTCCTGGACGTCCCGGACGGTACCCGCGACCCGCAGGGCTTCGTGCGGGCGGTGCTGCTCAACCTGTGGAACGCGCGGCTCGTGAACATGGTGCGTGAACACCACGCACCCGGCCACGTGGCGTTCGTGCCGGACTCGCGCAAACTCGTCGGGTACGGCGACTACGAGAACTTCGTGATCACATTCATGGCGTGCTTCCCGGACCTGGCCATCACCGTCGATCACCAGTGCGTGCAGGGCGACGCGGAGCGCGGCCACCGCGTCGCGACGCGCTGCACGCTGCAGGGCACGCACGAGGGCCATGGCCCGTACGGTGCCCCCACCGGTCGGCGGATCTTCCTGATCGTGATCAGCCACCACATCGTCCAGGACGGCAAGATCACCCAGGAATGGACGGTGTTCGACGAGTTCGCCCTCCTCAAGCAGCTGTACGGCCAGCCGGGAGGCCGCGGTGACGCCCAGGCGACCTCCGCCGACCTCGTCCCCTGA
- a CDS encoding ester cyclase — MDDTLSPTLPVFDFADRPDYSDFTRAAGTGRRQPLAGFDEDYTDIVDYIVRCTHKIWEEKAVGLIYTHYAHNALVHTTGGIIYGRETMVVNTLQRIAVYSERRAYADDVIWSGDEQRGFYSSHRVSSVGVNTGYTEYGPPSGRTVHRWGIADCFVRENRIVEEWLASDTLTELRQMGYDPVALAKRSVRPASPHTHGEIDRLPTGQQAPEFLGVPAAGDDPQGFVRAVLLNLWNARLVNMVREHYAPGHVAFVPDSRKLVGYGDYENFVITLLACFPDLAVTVDHQCVQGDAERGYRVATRCTFQGTHGGYGPYGAPTGRRIYLIVISHHIIRGGKVTQEWTIFDEFALLKQLHGQPEAG, encoded by the coding sequence ATGGACGACACGCTCAGCCCCACCCTCCCCGTCTTCGACTTCGCGGACCGGCCGGACTACTCGGACTTCACGCGGGCCGCCGGCACCGGACGCCGCCAGCCGCTCGCGGGGTTCGACGAGGACTACACGGACATCGTGGACTACATCGTGCGCTGCACGCACAAGATCTGGGAGGAGAAGGCCGTCGGCCTGATCTACACCCACTACGCCCACAACGCCCTGGTGCACACGACGGGCGGCATCATCTACGGCCGCGAGACGATGGTCGTGAACACCCTGCAGCGCATCGCCGTGTACTCCGAGCGCCGCGCGTACGCCGACGACGTCATCTGGAGCGGCGACGAGCAGCGCGGCTTCTACTCCTCGCACCGCGTGTCGAGCGTCGGGGTGAACACCGGCTACACCGAGTACGGCCCGCCGAGCGGCCGCACGGTGCACCGCTGGGGCATCGCGGACTGCTTCGTGCGCGAGAACCGCATCGTCGAGGAGTGGCTCGCGTCCGACACCCTCACCGAGCTGCGCCAGATGGGCTACGACCCCGTCGCCCTCGCGAAGCGCTCGGTGCGGCCGGCCAGCCCGCACACGCACGGCGAGATCGACCGCCTGCCCACCGGTCAGCAGGCTCCGGAGTTCCTGGGCGTCCCCGCCGCCGGGGACGACCCGCAGGGCTTCGTCCGGGCCGTGCTGCTCAACCTGTGGAACGCCCGGCTCGTGAACATGGTGCGCGAGCACTACGCCCCCGGCCACGTCGCGTTCGTGCCGGATTCCCGCAAGCTCGTCGGGTACGGCGACTACGAGAACTTCGTGATCACCCTGCTCGCGTGCTTCCCGGACCTCGCGGTCACCGTCGACCACCAGTGCGTGCAGGGCGACGCGGAGCGCGGGTACCGCGTCGCGACGCGCTGCACCTTCCAGGGCACCCACGGCGGGTACGGCCCGTACGGCGCGCCCACCGGCCGGCGGATCTACCTGATCGTGATCAGCCACCACATCATCCGCGGCGGGAAGGTCACGCAGGAGTGGACGATCTTCGACGAGTTCGCCCTCCTCAAGCAGCTGCACGGCCAGCCGGAGGCAGGATGA
- a CDS encoding carbohydrate ABC transporter permease — protein sequence MQAPLRRPEPGVLLRRRAAQTGEVVATLAVIFFVAFPLVWMILAAFKNQIDVYSTRLLFTPTLDNFRAIFANPIFLGSHVWVSALVSFLTVAVTIPLAAAASYVLSRHRFRGRDTLFLLILITQFVPAVVVAIPFFTLFRSLNLIDTPWALIIVYLSFTLPYAIWMLRGFFDALPVEIEEASFIDGCNELQTLRYVTIPLILPGLLVAAVFAFISAWNEFFFALILTRSDALTLPVTIQTISGPRGPMWEQVAAAGMLVMVPILVMSLFIRKYFVEGITVGAVK from the coding sequence ATGCAGGCCCCGCTGCGCCGCCCCGAGCCCGGCGTGCTGCTGCGCCGCCGCGCCGCCCAGACCGGCGAGGTGGTCGCCACGCTCGCCGTCATCTTCTTCGTCGCCTTCCCGCTGGTGTGGATGATCCTCGCCGCGTTCAAGAACCAGATCGACGTGTACTCCACGCGGCTGCTGTTCACGCCCACCCTCGACAACTTCCGGGCGATCTTCGCCAACCCGATCTTCCTCGGCTCGCACGTGTGGGTCAGCGCCCTGGTGTCGTTCCTGACCGTCGCGGTCACCATCCCGCTGGCGGCCGCCGCGTCGTACGTCCTGTCCCGGCACCGCTTCCGGGGCCGCGACACCCTGTTCCTGCTGATCCTGATCACGCAGTTCGTGCCGGCGGTCGTGGTCGCCATTCCCTTCTTCACGCTGTTCCGCTCCCTGAACCTCATCGACACGCCGTGGGCGCTGATCATCGTGTACCTGTCGTTCACGCTGCCCTACGCCATCTGGATGCTGCGCGGCTTCTTCGACGCGCTGCCCGTCGAGATCGAGGAGGCGTCGTTCATCGACGGCTGCAACGAACTCCAGACCCTGCGGTACGTGACGATCCCGCTGATCCTGCCGGGCCTGCTCGTCGCCGCCGTGTTCGCGTTCATCTCCGCGTGGAACGAGTTCTTCTTCGCCCTGATCCTCACGCGCTCGGACGCCCTGACGCTCCCCGTCACCATCCAGACGATCTCCGGCCCGCGCGGCCCGATGTGGGAGCAGGTCGCTGCCGCCGGCATGCTCGTGATGGTCCCGATCCTGGTCATGTCGCTGTTCATCCGCAAGTACTTCGTCGAGGGCATCACCGTCGGGGCCGTGAAGTGA